A part of Marinomonas rhizomae genomic DNA contains:
- a CDS encoding methylglyoxal synthase translates to MKGKTLQQKTITTPERKNVALVAHDNMKPALIEWAEKHKEKLIKHNLMATGTTGNLMQKQLNVPVQSLISGPLGGDQQLGGLIAEGKIDVLIFFWDPFEPMPHDPDIKALLRVAAVWNIPIACSVSSANFLVTSPLFESEFERQIPDYEKYLQERL, encoded by the coding sequence GTGAAAGGTAAAACGTTGCAACAAAAAACGATCACGACACCAGAGCGTAAAAACGTCGCTCTGGTTGCTCATGATAATATGAAACCTGCTCTTATTGAGTGGGCAGAAAAACACAAAGAAAAACTGATCAAGCACAATCTGATGGCGACTGGCACCACTGGCAATTTAATGCAAAAGCAATTGAATGTTCCAGTACAGTCTCTCATTAGCGGCCCTCTCGGTGGCGACCAGCAACTTGGTGGACTCATCGCAGAGGGTAAAATTGATGTTCTGATCTTTTTCTGGGACCCCTTTGAACCGATGCCTCATGACCCTGACATTAAAGCACTTCTCAGAGTCGCAGCGGTTTGGAACATCCCTATTGCTTGTAGCGTTTCTTCAGCCAATTTTTTGGTGACGTCGCCCTTATTCGAAAGCGAATTTGAACGACAAATTCCAGATTACGAAAAGTACCTCCAAGAGCGACTCTAG